One window of Saccharopolyspora phatthalungensis genomic DNA carries:
- a CDS encoding DUF2795 domain-containing protein — MTKADKRRVRKALQGADFPATEEDLVSYAQERGADVKTMIALRSLPAGIYDDSEEVADSVPQQPG; from the coding sequence ATGACGAAGGCCGATAAGCGACGTGTCCGGAAAGCACTGCAAGGAGCCGATTTCCCGGCGACAGAGGAGGATCTCGTCAGCTACGCGCAAGAACGCGGCGCCGATGTGAAGACGATGATCGCGTTGCGGTCCCTTCCGGCGGGCATCTACGACGACAGCGAGGAAGTCGCGGATTCGGTGCCGCAGCAACCGGGCTGA
- a CDS encoding CocE/NonD family hydrolase translates to MQVVTELAHSIKEEEQVWIPLSDGTRLAARIWRPASSDAEAVPAILEFIPYRQRDLTARRDSINHPYLAGHGYACARVDLRGSGDSEGVLSDEYLDQELQDGEEVLAWLAEQPWCNGRTGMMGISWGGFNALQIAARRPPSLAAIAALSCSDDRYADDVHYMGGCLLSDNLSWASTMFAYTSCPPDPASVGGGWRAQWFERLAGSGLWLEEWLRHQRRDAYWRHGSVCEDYGRIQCPVFAVSGWADGYSNAVFRLMEHLNVPRLGLIGPWSHKYPHLGEPGPPIGFLQELVRWWDHWLKNVDTGVMDGPMLRTWMQESMPPSTSYEERPGRWVGEPSWPSPHVDRVRCPLGQNLIARPGDKPQSRPLSIKSPLSLGQFAGKWCSYNAPPDLPYDQREEDGGALVFDTDPLAERCELLGGPVADLNLEVDRPVAMLAVRLSDIDPDGRATRVTYGLLNLCHRDGHAEPRPLEPGNRYQVRVQLNGVAQAFPPGHKIRMALSSSYWPLAWPPPEPVRLTVHPQASALILPIRSIREPDELPSAPFGAPEGTPPLASTQLQPGEGQWTVSRDLVGYESMLEVVKDLGVVRFEGIDLAVTRRAYERYSWTADDFGSTRGEVEWNMAFERGDWSVRTRTRTVLTSTEVDFDLHAELDAFEGNTRVYSRNWQRRIPRDHT, encoded by the coding sequence ATGCAGGTTGTGACCGAGCTGGCCCATTCCATAAAGGAGGAGGAGCAGGTTTGGATACCGCTCTCGGATGGGACCAGGCTGGCTGCGCGGATCTGGCGGCCCGCGAGTTCCGACGCCGAAGCGGTCCCGGCGATCTTGGAGTTCATTCCCTATCGGCAGCGGGACCTCACCGCACGCAGGGATTCCATCAATCACCCGTACCTGGCCGGGCACGGCTACGCGTGCGCCCGTGTCGACCTGCGCGGCAGCGGCGACTCCGAGGGTGTACTCAGTGACGAGTACCTGGACCAGGAACTGCAGGACGGCGAAGAGGTCCTAGCGTGGCTTGCCGAGCAGCCGTGGTGCAACGGACGAACCGGCATGATGGGTATCTCCTGGGGTGGCTTCAACGCACTGCAGATAGCCGCTCGCCGACCGCCTAGTTTGGCTGCGATCGCGGCATTGAGCTGTAGCGACGACCGCTACGCCGATGACGTGCACTACATGGGCGGGTGCCTGCTCAGCGACAACCTCTCCTGGGCCTCGACGATGTTCGCCTACACCTCCTGCCCGCCGGACCCGGCCAGTGTCGGCGGAGGCTGGCGAGCGCAGTGGTTCGAGCGGTTGGCCGGCAGCGGCCTGTGGCTGGAGGAATGGCTGCGCCACCAGCGCCGGGACGCTTACTGGCGGCACGGTTCGGTGTGCGAGGACTATGGCCGCATCCAATGCCCAGTCTTCGCTGTCAGCGGCTGGGCCGACGGCTACTCCAATGCGGTCTTCCGGCTGATGGAGCACCTCAACGTGCCTCGGCTCGGCCTCATCGGCCCCTGGTCGCACAAGTACCCGCACCTCGGCGAGCCGGGGCCGCCGATCGGGTTCCTGCAGGAGCTCGTCCGCTGGTGGGACCACTGGCTCAAGAACGTCGACACCGGTGTCATGGACGGCCCGATGCTGCGTACCTGGATGCAGGAGAGCATGCCGCCCTCCACCTCCTACGAGGAGCGCCCGGGTCGTTGGGTGGGCGAGCCGTCCTGGCCTTCTCCGCATGTGGACCGAGTACGCTGCCCGCTGGGCCAGAACCTCATAGCCCGTCCGGGCGACAAGCCGCAATCGCGGCCGCTGTCCATCAAGTCCCCGCTGTCGCTGGGCCAGTTCGCCGGGAAGTGGTGCTCCTACAACGCCCCACCTGACCTGCCCTACGACCAGCGGGAGGAGGACGGCGGCGCACTCGTCTTCGACACCGACCCGCTCGCCGAGCGCTGCGAGCTATTGGGTGGGCCCGTGGCCGACTTGAACCTGGAAGTCGATCGCCCGGTGGCGATGCTGGCCGTGCGGCTTTCCGACATCGATCCGGACGGGCGCGCGACCCGCGTCACCTACGGGCTGCTCAACCTCTGCCACCGCGACGGGCACGCCGAGCCGCGACCGCTGGAGCCGGGCAACCGCTACCAGGTGCGGGTGCAGCTCAACGGCGTTGCGCAGGCGTTCCCGCCCGGTCACAAGATCCGCATGGCCCTGTCGAGCTCGTACTGGCCGCTGGCCTGGCCGCCACCCGAACCGGTACGCCTCACGGTGCACCCACAGGCCAGCGCGTTGATCTTGCCGATACGGTCGATCCGGGAACCCGACGAGCTGCCGTCAGCGCCGTTCGGCGCGCCCGAGGGCACGCCTCCGTTGGCAAGCACCCAGCTGCAACCCGGAGAAGGGCAGTGGACGGTCTCGCGCGATCTCGTCGGATACGAATCGATGCTGGAGGTGGTCAAGGACCTGGGCGTGGTTCGCTTCGAGGGCATCGACCTCGCCGTGACGCGACGCGCCTACGAGCGCTACAGCTGGACCGCCGACGATTTCGGCTCCACGCGGGGCGAAGTCGAATGGAACATGGCGTTCGAACGCGGTGACTGGTCGGTGCGCACCCGAACCCGCACCGTGCTCACCTCCACGGAGGTCGACTTCGACCTGCACGCCGAACTCGACGCCTTCGAAGGAAATACGCGGGTGTACTCCCGAAACTGGCAGCGGCGCATACCGCGCGACCACACCTGA
- a CDS encoding ChaB family protein: MPAREEIPSTLRRSSKEAQETWIKAHDSAVESYGEGRRAHQTAYSALKHKYEKLGDRWMPKQRKGPSDEQAKRGAGQPEMPTSGGVDEKASKKHLYDRARELDISGRSKMTKSQLVDALRGESGRETKRARS; the protein is encoded by the coding sequence ATGCCCGCTCGTGAAGAAATCCCTTCGACGTTGCGCCGCTCGTCGAAGGAAGCGCAGGAGACCTGGATCAAGGCACACGACAGCGCGGTCGAATCGTATGGCGAAGGACGACGAGCCCATCAGACGGCTTACTCGGCCTTGAAGCACAAGTACGAGAAGCTCGGCGACCGGTGGATGCCCAAACAGCGCAAGGGTCCGTCGGACGAACAGGCCAAACGAGGAGCAGGGCAACCGGAGATGCCGACCAGCGGGGGCGTTGACGAGAAGGCAAGCAAGAAGCATCTGTACGACAGGGCTCGGGAGCTCGATATCTCCGGACGCTCGAAGATGACGAAGAGCCAGCTGGTCGACGCCTTGCGCGGGGAAAGCGGTCGCGAGACCAAGCGCGCGCGGTCGTGA